CGTGGCTCGCGGTCGACGGCGCGTGTGCTGCCGTTGGTTGGCCTGCTGGGAGGCGGTGTCGGTGCCGTGGTCGGCGGCCCGGTGGCTGCGGTCGCGGTGGCCGGGTACGGCACGCTGGCCGTGCGCGCCGTGCTGCGCTGGCGAGTGCACCGGAGCGCCGAGCGATTCCGACGACGTGGGCTGGACCAGCTCTGCGGCCTAGCGGCGGACCTTCGGGCCGGCCTGCCCGTCCCGCACGCGCTCGAAGCCGCCGCCGCTGAGCGGGACGGGTCGGACCGGCTGCGCCAGCTGACCGCTGCGGCGGTGCGACTGGCTGACCGGACCGGCGCGCCGCTGGCGGAACTCGTCGAGCGGATCGAGGCCGACGCTCGGGCGACAGACCGGGGTCTGGCCGCCGCAGCGGCCCAGGCCGCCGGCGCCCGGGCCACGGCCTGGTTGCTGGCGGCGTTGCCGATCGGCGGGATCGGGCTCGGGTACGGGATAGGCGTCGACCCCGTGGCGGTACTTCTGCACAGCACGGTCGGCGGAGCCTGTGCGATTCTCGCGGTCGCCCTGCAGGTCGTGGGTCTCCTCTGGGCTGAACGGCTGGGCGCGGCACCGGGGCGGGCCGGATGATGTCCCAGCGCCCGGGGAGCCAACGCAGCTCAGCGAGCCAACGCAGCTCAGCAATCCAACGCAGCTCAGCGAGCCGACGCAGCTCAGCCATTCGGCGGCCGGACGCGATCCGGATCGCCGCGGCGTTGGGCGGTCTCGCCGTGGCCGTGGTCGTCGAGGGCTGGCTTGGGCTGCTCGGTGCGGTCCCGACCGCCTTCCTGCTGGATCTCCTGCTGCGGCGGATCGAGTCGCCGAGCGTGCGTAAGCGGCGGCTCCAGGAAGCCGCCGACCTTCCGCTCGCTGTCGACCTTCTGGCTGCGGCGATGCGGGCGGGCGCTCCGGTGGATCGTTCGGTGCTGGCCGTCGCCGAAGCGTTGGACGGGCCGCTCACCGGCCGGTTGGCCCGAGTCGGCCGCACGCTGCTCCTCGGCGGTGGCCCGGCGGAGGCGTGGTCCGCGCTGGACGGGGTGCCCGGCGCGGATCGCCTGACCGCAGCGGCGTTGCGTTCGGCCAACAGTGGTGCCGCCCTGGCCGGTGCACTGACCCGGCTCGCCGATGACCTACGTGCCGACCGGGCCACCGCTGCCGAGGCGTCGGCTCGTCGGGCCGGCGTGCTCATCGTCCTGCCGTTGGGGCTCTGCTTCCTGCCGGCGTTCATTCTCGCCGGCCTGGTGCCGGTGATCGTCGCCGTTCTCGGCGACGTGCTCTGACCCATCGAGAAGGGAAACAGCCATGCGCAAACTCTTCGCACGTCTGCGCGGTGACGCCGGAATGAACACGGCCGAGTACGCCGTCGGCACGCTCGCCGCAGTCGCCTTCGCCGGAATCCTGTTGAAGGTGCTGACCTCCGGCAACGTCCAGTCGGCACTGACCGCCGTCATCGACCGGGCGCTGAAGTGATCGGGCGCCGGCAGGCCGGCCCCGATCCGAGGTCTGGCGCTCCTGGTCGGCCGGCTGGCGACGGGTGGAGATTCCGCGCTGCCGAACGCGCCGCCGGCGGGGACCGAGGGTCGTTCACCGCCGAACTGGCGGCCGGCCTGCCGGCGCTTCTCCTGCTCCTGCTGGCCGGCCTGACCGCGGTCAACGCTGTCAGCGCACAGGCGAGCTGCCTGCACGCGGCCCGGGAGGCAGCGTTGGCCGCCGCCCGGGGTGCGGACGGCAGCGCGGAAGGCGGGCGCGCGGCGCCGCCGGGGGCGGAGGTGTCGGTGTCCGTCGACGGCGACCGGGTGCAGACGACGGTACGCGCGCCCGTCCGCACGCTGGGCGGCCGACTACCGCGGATCACCGTGGTCGCCACCGCCGTCGCAGCCGTGGAACCGGGCTCTGCCGAGGGGAGTTGGTAGTGCGACGAACTGATGGTCGGTCACTCCGCTTCGGCGACAGACCGAACGCCGAGCGACTCGATGATGGTCGGCCGGACGCGGAGCGGGGTGGTGCGACGGTCCTGCTGTTGGCGATAGGGCTGGTCTTCGTGCTGTTCGGGACGTACGCCGCCGCCATCGTCGCAGTCGGGATGGCAGGTCAGCGGGCGGCGGTGGCAGCAGATCTCGGCGCGCTGGCCGGGGCCACCCGGGCACTCGACGGCGACGCGACGGCCTGCGCCTCCGCTGCCGACATCACCCGCCGCAACGGTGGTCGGCTGATCGGCTGTCGCCTCGACGGACTGGACGTGCTGGTGACCGTCGAGGTGGCGTTCACGCCACTTCCCGGGCTGACCCGGGTCGTCACGTCGACGGCCCGCGCCGGCCCAGTGCGCGGCTGAACGAGACAGGGGCCGGACCAGGCCCAGCTACCGACGGCCGGCCTGCCGGGGCCAGGCCCAGCTGC
The window above is part of the Micromonospora sp. LH3U1 genome. Proteins encoded here:
- a CDS encoding type II secretion system F family protein, with protein sequence MSQRPGSQRSSASQRSSAIQRSSASRRSSAIRRPDAIRIAAALGGLAVAVVVEGWLGLLGAVPTAFLLDLLLRRIESPSVRKRRLQEAADLPLAVDLLAAAMRAGAPVDRSVLAVAEALDGPLTGRLARVGRTLLLGGGPAEAWSALDGVPGADRLTAAALRSANSGAALAGALTRLADDLRADRATAAEASARRAGVLIVLPLGLCFLPAFILAGLVPVIVAVLGDVL
- a CDS encoding DUF4244 domain-containing protein; translated protein: MRKLFARLRGDAGMNTAEYAVGTLAAVAFAGILLKVLTSGNVQSALTAVIDRALK
- a CDS encoding TadE family type IV pilus minor pilin is translated as MIGRRQAGPDPRSGAPGRPAGDGWRFRAAERAAGGDRGSFTAELAAGLPALLLLLLAGLTAVNAVSAQASCLHAAREAALAAARGADGSAEGGRAAPPGAEVSVSVDGDRVQTTVRAPVRTLGGRLPRITVVATAVAAVEPGSAEGSW
- a CDS encoding Rv3654c family TadE-like protein is translated as MRRTDGRSLRFGDRPNAERLDDGRPDAERGGATVLLLAIGLVFVLFGTYAAAIVAVGMAGQRAAVAADLGALAGATRALDGDATACASAADITRRNGGRLIGCRLDGLDVLVTVEVAFTPLPGLTRVVTSTARAGPVRG